The proteins below come from a single Cannabis sativa cultivar Pink pepper isolate KNU-18-1 chromosome 3, ASM2916894v1, whole genome shotgun sequence genomic window:
- the LOC115719982 gene encoding uncharacterized protein LOC115719982 → MVDSLIWGFHPSGLIFVKSAYHLASSSASIDSPPSSNPNPFQQWWKALWTLPVPPKIKHFTWKAFNHILPCALNLFHKKILPQPSCSVCGSNMESVTHALVDCPRARNIWKLSRFKIFYHDHRRTDIHEFYLQAMQLISKHDFSLFDYNEAQQNNRVGHSVLASNQLTHYSQLFSVDDFHEDSPALFVDAALDHKHGLTGIGFIFKIGHHQIIASENRLLPGASTPIFAEVSKVNGDWQDHSTLSGLVSQIRLFFSNFSDASLKYLPRQFNTAAHSLAKDAIRLREEGHEGLF, encoded by the exons ATGGTTGACTCTCTGATATGGGGTTTTCATCCTTCTGGTCTTATTTTTGTCAAATCTGCATATCATCTAGCCTCTTCTTCTGCCTCCATTGACTCACCTCCCTCCTCTAATCCGAACCCTTTTCAGCAGTGGTGGAAAGCTCTCTGGACGCTTCCCGTTCCCCCTAAAATCAAGCATTTCACTTGGAAAGCTTTCAACCATATTTTACCTTGTGCCTTAAATTTGTTTCATAAAAAAATTCTCCCGCAGCCATCTTGTTCAGTTTGTGGTAGTAATATGGAATCTGTCACACATGCCCTTGTGGATTGCCCCAGAGCAAGAAACATTTGGAAGCTTTCaagattcaaaattttttaccaTGATCACCGAAGAACAGACATCCATGAATTTTATCTCCAAGCAATGCAACTCATCTCAAAGCATGATTTCTCTCTTTTT GATTACAATGAGGCCCAACAAAACAATCGTGTTGGTCATTCGGTTCTAGCCTCTAATCAGCTCACACACTATTCCCAATTGTTTTCAGTAGACGACTTTCATGAGGACTCCCCGGCTCTTTTTGTTGACGCAGCTTTAGACCATAAGCATGGCTTAACGGGGATTGGTTTCATTTTCAAGATTGGTCATCATCAGATTATTGCTTCGGAAAATCGTCTCTTGCCTGGTGCATCCACTCCTATTTTTGCAGAGG TTTCAAAAGTTAATGGTGATTGGCAGGACCACTCCACTCTTTCTGGTCTTGTTTCTCAGATCAGGCTGTTCTTCTCCAACTTCTCTGATGCCTCCTTGAAGTACTTACCTCGCCAGTTCAACACAGCTGCCCATTCTCTTGCCAAGGATGCTATAAGGTTGCGTGAAGAAGGCCATGAGGGATTATTCTAA